In Candidatus Bathyarchaeota archaeon, one genomic interval encodes:
- a CDS encoding DUF3795 domain-containing protein, translating into MTENTLQLVGYCGLGCGLCAHRNRIPQRAKLLRETLHEEGMDSWYEYYPSMKDTFPTFWKFLDSLVKMDCTCRTDGGPPDCKIRICAKENGVDVCPFCAEYPCSLIESLAEHYVMVIQDGKRLRKIGLKAWVKEQEARAKRGVVYADTRVPWRK; encoded by the coding sequence ATGACTGAAAATACGCTTCAGCTCGTGGGATATTGCGGACTTGGCTGCGGTTTATGCGCCCACAGAAACAGAATTCCACAACGTGCAAAGCTATTGCGGGAAACACTTCACGAGGAAGGCATGGACTCGTGGTACGAGTATTATCCTTCGATGAAAGATACTTTCCCAACGTTCTGGAAGTTCCTTGACAGCTTGGTGAAAATGGATTGCACCTGCAGAACTGACGGAGGCCCTCCAGACTGCAAGATAAGAATATGTGCCAAAGAGAATGGAGTGGATGTGTGTCCTTTTTGCGCGGAATATCCTTGTAGCCTAATTGAAAGTCTCGCCGAACACTATGTCATGGTTATTCAGGATGGAAAGAGATTGCGAAAGATAGGGCTGAAGGCATGGGTTAAAGAGCAGGAGGCTAGAGCTAAACGTGGAGTAGTGTACGCGGACACTCGTGTACCTTGGAGAAAATAA
- a CDS encoding imidazolonepropionase: protein MAKEKADLLIENASELVTLRGGTQRPLVGERMRDLGIIKGGSIAVRDGRIVAVGKTREIKSKFESEETIDARGKVVMPGFVDPHTHLVFSGSREDEFEMRIHGSTYMEILEKGGGILRTVNETRKASKEELFENCKETLDIMLRHGTTTVEAKSGYGLTTKDEIKCLEVMKLLDKEHPIDIVPTFLGAHAIPLEYKGKADEYVNLVINEMIPAVASSRLAEFCDVFCEKGVFSVEQSRKILLSGRKHGLLPKLHADEMTRLGGAELAAEMRAVSADHLLFSSDNGLRAMAKQGTVAVLLPGASFSLMMDYYADARKIIQLGVPVALGTDYNPNCWVENQQIVIALACREMRMMSAEAIVATTINAAHAISRAQNVGTLEPDKKADITVLDAPNHKFLGYRFGVNLVDKVIKEGRLVVDKGTVINE, encoded by the coding sequence GTGGCCAAAGAAAAGGCAGACTTGCTGATTGAAAACGCTAGTGAGCTTGTTACCCTGCGTGGAGGAACTCAAAGACCGCTTGTGGGCGAACGAATGAGAGATTTGGGCATCATCAAAGGCGGCAGTATAGCCGTTAGGGATGGAAGAATAGTTGCTGTAGGGAAAACACGGGAAATCAAAAGTAAATTCGAAAGCGAGGAAACGATAGATGCCCGCGGAAAAGTGGTTATGCCAGGCTTTGTAGACCCTCACACACACTTAGTTTTCTCCGGTTCCAGAGAAGACGAATTTGAAATGAGGATACACGGCTCTACATACATGGAAATCCTAGAGAAAGGAGGCGGAATTCTAAGAACCGTAAACGAAACGAGAAAAGCCAGCAAGGAAGAGCTGTTTGAAAACTGCAAAGAAACCTTGGACATTATGTTACGGCATGGAACAACTACTGTGGAAGCGAAAAGCGGTTACGGATTAACTACAAAAGATGAGATAAAATGCTTAGAAGTCATGAAACTGTTGGACAAAGAGCACCCAATCGACATCGTGCCCACATTCCTTGGGGCTCACGCCATCCCATTAGAGTACAAAGGCAAAGCAGATGAGTATGTAAACCTCGTGATAAACGAGATGATTCCTGCAGTTGCAAGCAGTAGGTTAGCGGAATTTTGCGATGTTTTCTGCGAAAAGGGAGTATTTAGCGTAGAACAGTCTAGAAAAATTCTCCTAAGTGGTAGAAAACATGGTTTATTACCCAAACTACACGCAGACGAGATGACTAGGCTTGGAGGCGCTGAATTGGCCGCGGAAATGCGAGCGGTTTCAGCGGATCATTTGCTTTTTTCTTCCGACAATGGGTTAAGGGCGATGGCGAAGCAAGGGACGGTTGCGGTTCTGCTTCCAGGAGCGTCTTTCTCGCTTATGATGGACTACTATGCGGATGCTAGAAAGATTATTCAATTGGGTGTACCTGTTGCTTTGGGAACGGATTACAACCCGAACTGTTGGGTGGAGAATCAGCAGATCGTAATTGCGTTAGCTTGTCGCGAGATGAGGATGATGTCTGCGGAAGCGATAGTGGCGACAACCATAAACGCCGCTCACGCTATAAGCCGAGCACAGAATGTAGGAACCTTAGAGCCTGACAAAAAGGCTGATATCACTGTTTTAGACGCTCCAAACCATAAATTTCTCGGGTACCGATTTGGAGTAAATCTAGTGGACAAGGTGATAAAAGAAGGAAGACTTGTTGTGGACAAAGGAACCGTAATTAACGAATAA
- the ftcD gene encoding glutamate formimidoyltransferase, with protein MQYNNPTHRNGGHNLKEVVECIPNFSTSNPKVVEAILNEIKKVKEAYLLDHTYDNYYNRLVVSYIGNKNSVFTAALKLAIKAIELIDMNSHKGQHPRIGAVDVVPFIPIRNVSIKDCIELARKFGKKLAERCDVPVYLYGEAATSSERSDIDWIRLGEYEGLREMLRKPERKPDFGPISPHPTAGATITGARKVMAGFNVNLGTADIRIAKKIAKALHAKKGGLVFVKAMAAEIPEKKITQIGMSISNFEKTPLYRVFELIQIEAKRYNVPIVGSEFCGLAPLRAIIDTAKYYLKIDNLDENRILEVAVQKAIEKGRE; from the coding sequence ATACAGTATAACAATCCAACTCATAGAAATGGAGGACACAACTTGAAAGAAGTCGTCGAGTGCATACCAAATTTTAGCACATCCAATCCAAAAGTCGTGGAAGCTATCCTAAACGAGATAAAGAAGGTTAAGGAAGCCTATCTCCTCGACCACACGTACGATAACTACTATAATAGGCTCGTTGTTTCCTACATAGGTAACAAGAACTCGGTTTTTACGGCGGCTCTGAAATTGGCCATAAAAGCCATTGAACTCATAGATATGAACAGCCATAAGGGCCAGCATCCACGCATCGGAGCCGTAGATGTCGTACCATTTATTCCAATCCGAAACGTCAGCATAAAAGACTGCATCGAGTTGGCAAGGAAATTTGGGAAGAAGCTAGCGGAAAGATGCGACGTACCAGTCTATCTTTACGGAGAAGCTGCCACCAGTTCCGAAAGAAGCGATATAGACTGGATAAGGCTAGGTGAATATGAAGGCCTCCGAGAAATGCTCAGGAAGCCAGAGCGGAAACCAGACTTTGGACCAATTTCTCCCCACCCCACAGCAGGCGCGACGATAACTGGTGCCCGAAAAGTGATGGCGGGCTTTAACGTGAACCTCGGAACGGCCGATATTCGAATAGCCAAGAAAATAGCCAAGGCGTTGCATGCTAAGAAAGGAGGACTGGTCTTTGTGAAGGCCATGGCTGCGGAAATACCGGAGAAAAAGATCACTCAGATTGGAATGAGCATAAGCAACTTCGAGAAAACACCTCTGTACAGAGTTTTCGAATTGATTCAAATTGAGGCGAAACGATACAATGTTCCTATAGTCGGGTCAGAATTCTGTGGATTAGCACCGTTACGGGCGATAATAGACACAGCCAAGTATTACCTGAAGATAGACAATTTAGATGAAAATAGAATCTTGGAAGTTGCTGTACAAAAAGCCATAGAAAAAGGGCGAGAGTAA
- a CDS encoding DUF402 domain-containing protein, producing MADSENLRRKIRSFKDNESLSNQEKRVVKRRFPLVAKARVRGIYSTALTKLLLDHDFAIVQPSATIKERFRLEELDESPDLDVYDRPDLQGVQACGKVESINAFKFILQSSLNDVVVREWHSAAVYPLAGVLRGKRINLVKEGEFAIDVEFPALSKKKLDKLRSAVAPTLDGHHYYKACGERVSSALDMAEKMLEKGCSRVDVEYLFKQTIGANYPRVGSLIDIEHVKLDGQVFNLGKASIEAFNHNNLFIQLSRVFKTAGVYDGLKTRKAPDDYAVTEVKLGECHFKTQYFSKNGRYKGAYINLNTPIELYPYGIRYVDLEVDVCVWPNGRVRVLDEKKLEDAATEGLITRKLVKNVKKKLQELVKELSFS from the coding sequence ATGGCTGACTCAGAAAATCTTAGGCGTAAAATTCGAAGTTTCAAAGACAATGAATCTCTATCGAATCAAGAAAAAAGGGTCGTAAAAAGGAGGTTTCCTCTAGTGGCTAAAGCTCGCGTTCGAGGTATCTACTCAACCGCCCTAACGAAACTTCTTCTCGACCATGATTTCGCCATAGTTCAACCATCAGCCACCATAAAAGAAAGGTTCAGATTGGAAGAACTTGACGAGTCACCTGACCTCGATGTTTACGATCGACCTGATCTGCAAGGGGTTCAAGCCTGCGGAAAAGTCGAATCCATAAACGCATTCAAGTTCATCTTGCAGTCTAGCCTTAACGACGTTGTTGTCAGGGAATGGCATTCTGCGGCTGTGTATCCGCTGGCTGGCGTATTGAGAGGCAAGAGAATCAACCTTGTGAAAGAAGGAGAATTCGCGATAGATGTGGAGTTTCCTGCCTTGTCAAAGAAGAAACTGGATAAGCTTCGAAGTGCCGTTGCCCCCACGCTAGACGGGCACCATTACTACAAGGCTTGCGGAGAAAGGGTTTCATCGGCGCTTGATATGGCTGAGAAGATGCTCGAGAAAGGTTGTTCACGTGTAGACGTGGAATATCTTTTCAAACAAACCATTGGAGCAAACTATCCCCGAGTGGGTTCCTTAATAGATATAGAACACGTAAAACTAGACGGCCAAGTCTTCAACCTCGGAAAAGCCTCGATTGAAGCTTTCAACCACAATAATTTGTTCATTCAGCTCAGCCGAGTTTTCAAAACCGCAGGAGTATACGACGGTCTTAAAACACGCAAGGCGCCCGATGACTATGCTGTCACCGAAGTCAAACTTGGAGAATGCCACTTCAAAACCCAATATTTCTCAAAAAACGGGCGGTACAAAGGAGCTTACATCAACCTAAACACGCCGATAGAATTGTACCCCTATGGAATTCGCTACGTGGACTTGGAAGTGGACGTTTGCGTTTGGCCGAACGGTCGGGTTAGGGTGTTAGATGAGAAAAAGCTTGAAGACGCAGCTACAGAAGGCTTGATCACCAGAAAATTGGTTAAAAACGTTAAGAAGAAACTGCAAGAACTTGTGAAAGAACTTTCGTTCAGCTAG
- a CDS encoding protease HtpX (metalloprotease) → MSSLWKLRFSMFGTLSVIIGLSTLFFAGVLYMTGISFMVLPFIIVAFNIGQWLFAPRLIDAMYRVKEVSRSDNPELYETVERLSKKSGIKMPRVMLAKIPLPNAFAYGSPIAGTRVAVTKGLLETLEAEEVEAVIGHELGHLKHKDVQVMMFVSLLPALFYAIGLSMLFSSRTGRGGRSGGAAIIGIASIILYWILTLFTLYLSRLREYYADRHSAMIVEDGPRKLSEGLAKIVRSTGRMKKHRRGTSGSSSLKSLFITDPDRADLDATSIRQAGVYSTDRKLVEDVLRRKITTLDRVMEFFSTHPNIVKRLKALQELA, encoded by the coding sequence ATGAGTAGCTTATGGAAACTCCGATTCTCTATGTTTGGAACCTTATCTGTCATCATTGGACTGTCAACGCTCTTTTTTGCGGGTGTCCTCTACATGACTGGCATAAGCTTCATGGTGTTACCCTTCATCATCGTGGCATTTAACATTGGTCAGTGGCTGTTTGCTCCGCGTCTCATAGATGCTATGTACCGAGTGAAAGAAGTGTCAAGATCAGATAATCCCGAATTGTACGAGACGGTAGAGAGATTAAGCAAAAAGAGCGGCATCAAAATGCCAAGAGTTATGCTAGCTAAAATTCCCTTACCAAACGCCTTCGCCTACGGGTCACCCATCGCCGGAACTAGGGTGGCGGTTACAAAGGGACTTTTGGAAACATTGGAGGCCGAAGAAGTGGAAGCGGTGATCGGCCACGAGTTAGGGCATCTGAAGCACAAGGATGTTCAGGTGATGATGTTTGTCTCACTTCTACCCGCGTTGTTTTATGCTATCGGTCTCTCTATGCTTTTTTCCTCTCGAACAGGTAGGGGTGGAAGGAGTGGTGGAGCTGCAATCATAGGCATTGCCAGCATCATTCTCTACTGGATTCTCACATTATTCACGCTATACCTAAGTCGCTTGCGCGAATACTACGCTGATCGCCACAGCGCCATGATAGTTGAAGATGGTCCTCGAAAGCTTTCTGAAGGCTTAGCAAAAATCGTACGTTCAACCGGAAGGATGAAAAAACATCGTCGAGGTACCAGCGGTTCCAGCTCGCTTAAAAGCCTCTTCATAACAGATCCTGACCGCGCAGACTTGGATGCAACGTCTATAAGACAGGCTGGAGTGTACTCCACTGATCGAAAGCTTGTTGAGGACGTTCTTAGAAGAAAAATAACAACGTTAGATAGGGTAATGGAGTTCTTTTCCACTCACCCTAACATAGTTAAACGCCTGAAGGCACTGCAAGAACTAGCATAA
- the hutU gene encoding urocanate hydratase, whose amino-acid sequence MKKTVKCITGPELHCKNWQIEGILRMLHNVVDPEVAKDPEHLIVYGGTGKAARNWECFDKIVETLKELEIDETLLIQSGKPVAVFKTHEWAPRVLIVNSMLVPKWATWDYFYELEQKGLIMYGQMTAGSWAYIGTQGILQGTYETLAAVAKEHFKGNLKGKLLLTAGLGEMGGAQPLAVTMNDGVALVVEIDKKMIERRLKYGYVQTWTDDLNDAIDMAQQAKEEEVPKSIGMLGNAAEVHPELVKRGIIPDVLTDQTAAHDLLNGYYPAGLSMKEADALRDSNPEDYITKAKKSIHAQVKAMVEMMKKGAVTFEYGNNIRQQAYDDGFKEAFTFPGFVLRYIRPMFCEGRGPFRWTSLVGDPEDIYKLDDVILKEFPYNDKLCRWIRKAKEQVKFQGLPARVCWLGFGERARFGKIMNDMVRKGELSGPIWIGRDHLDGGSVASPNRETEGMRDGSDAIADWPILNALLNAVAGATWVSVHHGGGVGIGYSIHAGMCLVADGTKEAEKRLVTVLTTDPGTAIVRHADAGYEKAKRIAKEKRIKIPMLK is encoded by the coding sequence TTGAAGAAAACGGTAAAATGTATAACGGGTCCTGAGTTACACTGTAAAAATTGGCAGATTGAAGGCATTCTCCGTATGTTACACAACGTGGTTGACCCTGAAGTTGCTAAAGACCCTGAGCATCTCATCGTTTACGGCGGTACGGGAAAGGCTGCTAGAAACTGGGAATGCTTCGACAAAATAGTTGAAACCCTTAAAGAACTGGAAATTGATGAAACGCTTTTGATTCAAAGCGGAAAGCCTGTGGCAGTGTTTAAGACGCATGAGTGGGCTCCTCGGGTGTTAATCGTCAATAGCATGCTTGTGCCGAAGTGGGCGACGTGGGACTACTTCTACGAGCTGGAACAGAAGGGGCTAATTATGTATGGACAGATGACTGCTGGCTCATGGGCGTACATAGGAACACAGGGCATATTACAGGGCACCTATGAAACGCTGGCGGCTGTGGCAAAAGAACACTTCAAAGGCAACCTAAAAGGAAAGCTTTTGCTGACTGCTGGACTAGGCGAGATGGGTGGAGCGCAGCCGTTAGCTGTGACAATGAATGACGGCGTTGCTCTGGTCGTTGAGATCGACAAAAAAATGATTGAGAGAAGATTGAAATACGGATACGTTCAAACATGGACTGATGATCTGAACGATGCGATTGACATGGCACAACAGGCAAAGGAGGAAGAAGTGCCGAAGAGTATTGGAATGCTCGGAAACGCCGCTGAGGTTCATCCAGAACTCGTGAAAAGAGGGATAATTCCAGACGTTTTAACTGACCAGACGGCTGCGCACGATCTGCTTAACGGGTATTACCCCGCTGGACTTTCTATGAAAGAGGCAGACGCGCTTCGAGATTCAAATCCCGAAGACTACATCACTAAAGCCAAGAAAAGCATTCATGCCCAAGTGAAAGCCATGGTTGAAATGATGAAGAAAGGAGCCGTCACGTTTGAATACGGCAACAACATACGACAGCAGGCCTACGACGACGGATTCAAAGAAGCATTCACCTTTCCAGGCTTCGTGCTAAGATACATCAGACCGATGTTTTGTGAGGGACGAGGCCCCTTCCGATGGACCTCTCTCGTAGGCGACCCCGAAGACATCTACAAGCTTGACGACGTTATTTTGAAAGAATTCCCGTATAACGATAAGCTTTGCCGCTGGATCAGAAAAGCAAAGGAACAAGTAAAGTTTCAAGGCTTGCCCGCTCGGGTTTGCTGGCTTGGCTTCGGCGAGAGAGCTAGGTTTGGAAAGATCATGAACGATATGGTTCGTAAAGGAGAGCTTTCAGGTCCCATATGGATTGGGCGAGACCATTTAGATGGGGGAAGCGTGGCGTCGCCGAACCGTGAGACAGAGGGCATGCGAGATGGAAGCGATGCAATTGCAGATTGGCCTATCTTGAACGCTCTTCTCAACGCTGTGGCTGGTGCTACCTGGGTTTCTGTACATCATGGTGGAGGTGTAGGAATCGGCTACAGCATCCACGCTGGAATGTGCCTAGTCGCCGACGGAACCAAAGAAGCTGAAAAACGACTCGTCACCGTGTTAACCACCGACCCTGGAACCGCCATTGTCCGACATGCAGACGCGGGCTACGAAAAAGCCAAAAGAATAGCGAAAGAGAAGAGAATCAAAATACCGATGTTAAAATAA
- the hutH gene encoding histidine ammonia-lyase produces the protein MGKVLIDGESLTVEDVVAVARGGAEVEIPEETQKKVRRCRWVLEEIVKEKKVVYGVTTGFGALGSIKIPTENIKELQSNLIRSHAAGVGKPLSRDVTRALMLLRANTLAKGNSGIRLKTLETLVHMINKGVHPVIPEKGSVGASGDLSPLAHMTLVMIGEGEAEYKGKKMSGREAIDKAGISPVELDSKEGIALINGAQMMTAVGVLAVYDSETLIRTAEIATSMSLEALSGISDAFDEKIHHVRPHPGQVESAKNIRSLTAGSKIIQSSSEAIKNMKNRSPQDPYSLRCAPQVLGTARDAVAYARRIIEIEINSATDNPLIFPDDKECLSGGNFHGQPIAVAMDLLGIVLTVVGNISERRVARLIDENLSEGLPAFLISGEVEKGMHSGYMSVQYTAASLASENKALAHPASVDSIPTSANFEDFVSMGTIAARKSVEILRNVEYIVAIELLCAAQGIDFRGSDKLGKGTKTAYSVIRKRVPMLKEDRASSRDIETVVELVRNGELAKAIEATMTQKKW, from the coding sequence ATGGGGAAAGTGCTTATTGATGGAGAAAGCCTGACCGTAGAAGATGTGGTTGCTGTAGCACGTGGTGGCGCTGAAGTAGAGATTCCAGAGGAAACACAAAAGAAAGTTAGAAGATGTAGGTGGGTTCTTGAAGAAATTGTGAAAGAGAAAAAGGTTGTCTATGGTGTTACAACAGGATTTGGAGCTTTAGGCAGCATAAAAATCCCTACAGAGAACATCAAGGAACTACAGTCCAACCTAATCAGAAGTCATGCCGCGGGTGTCGGAAAACCGTTAAGCAGAGACGTAACACGGGCGCTGATGCTGTTGCGGGCCAACACTCTGGCAAAAGGGAATTCTGGAATAAGGCTGAAAACGTTAGAGACACTGGTTCACATGATCAACAAGGGAGTGCATCCGGTGATTCCGGAAAAAGGGTCTGTGGGTGCTAGCGGCGACCTCTCTCCGTTAGCGCACATGACGTTGGTGATGATAGGCGAAGGTGAGGCGGAGTACAAAGGTAAGAAGATGAGTGGAAGAGAGGCGATCGACAAAGCTGGAATCAGCCCCGTTGAACTCGACTCCAAGGAGGGAATAGCCCTAATCAATGGTGCCCAAATGATGACAGCAGTTGGAGTACTAGCAGTTTACGACAGTGAAACATTGATCAGAACAGCTGAAATCGCTACCTCGATGAGCCTCGAAGCCTTAAGTGGAATATCGGATGCGTTCGACGAAAAAATTCATCATGTAAGGCCTCATCCGGGCCAAGTTGAGAGCGCCAAAAACATACGATCGTTGACGGCTGGAAGCAAGATAATCCAGTCAAGTAGTGAAGCGATAAAGAATATGAAAAATAGGTCCCCTCAAGACCCCTATTCCTTGAGATGCGCCCCGCAAGTTTTGGGTACAGCAAGAGACGCTGTCGCTTATGCGAGAAGAATAATTGAAATAGAAATCAACTCTGCTACAGACAACCCCTTAATCTTTCCTGATGACAAAGAGTGTTTGTCCGGCGGGAATTTCCATGGACAACCGATAGCCGTTGCAATGGACCTATTGGGGATAGTACTTACTGTGGTTGGCAACATCTCTGAAAGAAGGGTGGCGAGGCTTATTGATGAAAATTTAAGCGAGGGATTGCCTGCCTTTCTGATATCTGGAGAAGTTGAAAAAGGAATGCACAGCGGTTATATGTCAGTCCAATACACAGCTGCTTCATTGGCTTCAGAGAACAAAGCTTTGGCGCATCCGGCGAGCGTTGACTCGATACCCACATCAGCAAATTTTGAAGACTTTGTAAGCATGGGAACCATTGCTGCGAGAAAATCTGTGGAGATTCTCAGAAACGTAGAGTATATTGTGGCTATTGAACTGTTGTGCGCGGCGCAGGGCATAGATTTCCGAGGCTCGGACAAGCTTGGAAAAGGAACAAAAACAGCTTATTCGGTGATAAGAAAAAGAGTGCCCATGTTAAAAGAAGACAGAGCATCATCTAGAGATATAGAAACCGTGGTTGAATTAGTCCGAAACGGAGAGCTCGCAAAGGCTATAGAGGCAACGATGACGCAGAAGAAGTGGTAA
- a CDS encoding RNA 3'-terminal phosphate cyclase — MLEIDGSKKSGSGTILRLSIALATILNQPLHIYNIRQKRTQPGLRPQHLEAVLTAAKLCNAELKGATLGSRELWFTPQEIISGNVHAEIGTAGSIPMLLLTILPICAFIKHSVHVHVVKGGTDVRHSPTINYLNHVLLRMLKRMGLNASLTIHKYGYYPKGMGEITLEVQPCQKLSPVRLEEFGTIEELHGVSVCTFLADRKVAERQANAANKYLAAHGHEAKIQVINDMSNPLQKGSSLVLWAKTSTGALLGGDAIGELRKPSEVVGREAAENLFKEIKPQPTVDVHLADMLIPYVALADGNSTYLTRAITEHLDTNIWLTQKILGVKFEVSKTMNLYRIKKKGS, encoded by the coding sequence ATGCTAGAGATCGACGGAAGCAAAAAAAGCGGAAGCGGCACCATACTACGCCTATCCATCGCCCTAGCCACAATCCTGAACCAGCCACTACACATCTACAACATCCGCCAAAAACGCACACAACCAGGCCTAAGACCACAACACCTCGAAGCCGTACTCACAGCCGCAAAACTCTGCAACGCGGAGCTTAAAGGCGCCACGCTGGGTTCTCGCGAACTCTGGTTCACACCTCAAGAAATCATAAGCGGCAACGTACACGCCGAAATCGGAACCGCCGGCAGCATCCCCATGCTATTGCTAACTATTCTACCAATTTGCGCCTTCATCAAACACTCTGTGCACGTCCACGTTGTCAAAGGCGGCACCGACGTTCGCCACTCACCCACCATAAACTACCTAAACCACGTGCTTCTTCGAATGCTGAAACGAATGGGCTTGAACGCTTCTCTCACCATCCACAAATACGGTTACTATCCAAAAGGAATGGGAGAAATTACTCTAGAGGTTCAGCCATGTCAGAAACTCAGTCCAGTACGCCTCGAAGAATTTGGAACCATAGAAGAGTTGCACGGCGTCTCCGTATGCACTTTCTTGGCAGATCGAAAAGTCGCAGAACGTCAAGCCAACGCAGCCAATAAATATCTTGCAGCTCACGGTCACGAAGCAAAAATTCAAGTGATCAACGACATGTCTAACCCTCTTCAGAAAGGCAGCTCCCTCGTGTTGTGGGCGAAAACCAGCACAGGCGCACTGCTGGGCGGAGATGCTATCGGCGAGCTTCGCAAGCCCAGCGAAGTTGTGGGACGAGAAGCCGCTGAAAACCTCTTCAAAGAAATCAAACCTCAACCAACAGTAGATGTACACCTTGCCGACATGCTGATACCCTATGTCGCACTGGCCGATGGCAATTCAACCTACCTAACTAGAGCCATAACGGAGCATTTAGACACCAACATATGGCTGACTCAGAAAATCTTAGGCGTAAAATTCGAAGTTTCAAAGACAATGAATCTCTATCGAATCAAGAAAAAAGGGTCGTAA
- a CDS encoding phosphoribosyltransferase — MKLEIPTWEQIYEMLLNLANKIRKDGLKPDVILGVSRGGWPPARVLSDLLENPELANVKTEFYMGVAETKSEPTITQPVSISVQDKKVLVVDEIADTGKSLRLIQSHLKKQGASEIKIATIYYKPWSVVTPDYYEKESSAWVVFPWERKETVRNVVKRFKSEGKTVEEAKETLIRHGLDRKLVERFLGEILEGQA; from the coding sequence TTGAAATTGGAGATTCCTACGTGGGAGCAGATTTATGAAATGCTTCTGAATCTCGCCAACAAAATCCGAAAAGATGGTCTTAAACCAGACGTGATTCTAGGTGTTTCGCGTGGAGGATGGCCTCCCGCGAGAGTGCTATCTGATTTGCTGGAAAACCCTGAGCTTGCGAATGTTAAGACAGAATTTTACATGGGGGTTGCAGAGACCAAGAGTGAACCCACGATAACGCAGCCAGTTTCCATTTCAGTGCAAGACAAAAAGGTGCTTGTTGTAGACGAAATCGCAGACACAGGTAAAAGCCTTCGACTCATACAATCGCATTTGAAGAAGCAAGGTGCATCTGAAATCAAAATTGCAACAATTTATTATAAACCATGGAGCGTGGTGACTCCCGACTATTACGAAAAAGAATCAAGTGCATGGGTTGTTTTTCCTTGGGAAAGAAAAGAAACGGTGAGAAATGTTGTTAAGAGATTTAAAAGCGAAGGCAAGACTGTAGAAGAGGCCAAGGAAACACTGATACGCCATGGTTTAGACCGCAAGTTGGTGGAAAGATTCCTCGGAGAGATTCTTGAGGGGCAAGCTTGA
- a CDS encoding FAD-binding protein, with the protein MYLLKRLKGVIIFILSSLKEECKTEDYDVVVVGAGPAGLSAALFTGVMKLRTLVLEAEKPPKLWSYPRRTFLLEGISGAEFIQKMVEQAKQGAVEIHTEEKAIDVYLREKKIVKTQRKSYECYALILATGARWKKLNVPGETWLARGTSYCATCDGPFFKDCNVIVVGSGNDAVEEALVLSQVAHKVTLVTNSTKVKAESLVEKLRRKGVSILEGYKVEAIERRELFNDVKLRSMKNGETNVVQAEGVFIALGVEPTSLKVEKIRVKTHRQGGIIVDSRQQTNIEGVFAAGDCTCASGFHMTSCVGDGIKAGLATYLYVKRLKRIKP; encoded by the coding sequence CTGTATTTACTAAAAAGATTAAAAGGTGTTATCATTTTTATTTTAAGCTCTTTGAAGGAGGAGTGTAAGACGGAAGATTACGATGTTGTCGTCGTGGGAGCTGGTCCTGCGGGTCTTTCTGCTGCGCTTTTTACAGGTGTAATGAAGCTTAGAACCCTCGTTTTAGAGGCAGAGAAACCTCCCAAACTTTGGAGCTACCCAAGACGGACATTCTTGCTTGAAGGGATATCAGGAGCAGAATTTATCCAAAAAATGGTCGAGCAAGCCAAGCAGGGGGCGGTTGAGATTCACACCGAAGAGAAAGCAATCGACGTATATCTTAGGGAGAAAAAAATCGTGAAAACTCAAAGAAAAAGTTACGAATGCTACGCTTTAATACTAGCGACAGGTGCAAGATGGAAGAAATTGAATGTACCCGGTGAGACCTGGCTCGCTAGAGGCACTTCATATTGCGCCACCTGTGATGGCCCCTTCTTTAAGGATTGCAATGTAATTGTTGTTGGTTCAGGAAATGATGCAGTAGAGGAGGCTCTTGTATTATCTCAAGTAGCTCACAAGGTAACGTTGGTCACAAACTCCACGAAAGTGAAGGCTGAGTCTCTTGTTGAAAAATTAAGAAGAAAAGGAGTTTCCATTCTAGAAGGCTATAAAGTTGAAGCGATTGAACGCAGAGAATTATTTAATGATGTAAAACTACGTAGCATGAAAAATGGTGAAACAAATGTTGTTCAAGCTGAAGGCGTTTTTATTGCTCTCGGTGTAGAACCAACATCTCTTAAGGTTGAAAAGATCAGAGTGAAAACTCACAGGCAAGGTGGAATAATTGTTGACAGCAGACAGCAAACCAATATTGAAGGAGTTTTCGCGGCAGGAGACTGTACATGCGCCAGTGGATTTCATATGACCTCTTGCGTAGGCGACGGCATAAAGGCGGGTTTAGCTACATACTTATACGTGAAAAGGCTGAAAAGAATTAAACCATAA